In a single window of the Danio aesculapii chromosome 20, fDanAes4.1, whole genome shotgun sequence genome:
- the asb2a.2 gene encoding ankyrin repeat and SOCS box protein 2, protein MAAARVTMAASRTTNGELEDYSAYAHMSEEQLLQLAIERSLAETNLSPWQNRQVQAHTQPAVPKGAQRPTANPNSANPPSEIKKTMIDRDVQDHMFSKDSDKVIAWTRHNGHLRVTVQTVNDLDPFLSAIWKGDAKTLQELVHSKSKNLEEPNKDGWIPLHECACNGHVECLKVLLKAKPNTINKRTHRNQTPLILAVSRKHIAVVEHLLEEGADPNIANNQWETPLYKACEKANEEIVELLLRFGATPTKACVQGGTPLHEAVRNKMLESCRMLIHAGAKLWAQNVYGIDSLFTAAQCNAVDVLNYLIHKGGNINTKANDDATALFEASKNGHVEVVKILLSKRADANKANKTGLLPIHIAAKNGHDSIVAMLIPKTSTTKVRRSGISPLHFAAERNRDDVLEILIGAGYDVNAMLSDDWSKLHEDRRSTALYSAVVNRNIEAAIMLLEAGADPNLDIFNPLLVAVRKGNIEMVNLLVKYGANVNAMLPTHPTSFPAALVFCMRYIMMMKYLLDNGCDALACFKCQYGSNPHPPLKPRPTGRETMYLLNEDPSDYCVQFCEIISAPSVRGWVGPIIDTLLDYVGHVKLCSRLTEHLDSNKDWAHVKEKAVLPCTLMNLCRIKVRQQLGVHRLQQIHALPLPARLNKFLIYERESFEDILS, encoded by the exons ATGGCAGCAGCCAGAGTAACAATGGCAGCATCAAGGACAACAAACGGAGAGCTGGAGGACTACAGTGCTTATGCACACATGTCTGAAGAACAGCTGTTGCAGTTAGCTATTGAACGAAGCCTGGCTGAAACAAATTTATCTCCATGGCAGAATCGACAAGTGCAGGCCCACACACAGCCAGCTGTCCCCAAAGGTGCGCAAAGACCTACAGCCAACCCTAATTCAGCCAACCCACCCAG TGAAATTAAGAAAACAATGATCGACAGAGATGTTCAAGATCATATGTTTAGTAAAGACAGCGATAAGGTGATTGCATGGACAAGACACAATGGACACCTGCGGGTCACAGTGCAAACTGTAAA TGATTTGGACCCCTTTCTCTCAGCTATTTGGAAAGGAGATGCAAAGACATTACAAGAGCTTGTTCATAGCAAATCTAAAAATCTTGAAGAGCCCAATAAAGATGGCTGGATACCGCTTCATGAATGTGCATGCAACGGCCATGTGGAGTGTCTTAAGGTTTTGCTCAAAG CCAAACCAAATACAATCAACAAAAGGACACACAGAAATCAGACCCCGCTCATTCTGGCTGTGAGTCGCAAGCATATTGCTGTTGTCGAGCATCTTTTGGAGGAAGGAGCTGATCCAAACATTGCAAATAACCAGTGGGAGACCCCATTGTACAAAG CATGTGAGAAAGCTAATGAAGAGATAGTGGAGCTTCTTTTGAGATTTGGAGCTACACCAACCAAAGCCTGCGTCCAAGGGGGAACTCCACTACATGAAGCAGTGAGGAACAAAATGTTGGAGAGTTGTAGGATGTTGATACACGCAGGGGCAAAGCTGTGGGCCCAAAATGTTTATGGGATTGACTCTTTGTTTACAGCTGCTCAGTGTAACGCTGTCGATGTGCTTAACTACCTAATACATAAAG GAGGTAATATCAATACCAAGGCTAATGATGATGCAACAGCCCTGTTTGAGGCCTCCAAGAATGGTCATGTTGAAGTTGTCAAGATCCTCCTGTCAAAAAGAGCCGATGCTAACAAAGCCAACAAAACTGGATTGCTTCCTATTCACATCGCAGCAAAGAATGGTCATGACAG CATTGTCGCCATGTTAATTCCTAAAACCAGCACAACCAAAGTGAGACGCTCCGGCATCAGTCCCCTTCATTTTGCAGCCGAACGTAACAGAGATGATGTTCTAGAAATACTGATTGGGGCTGGATATGACGTCAATGCCATGCTGTCAGACGACTGGTCAAAACTGCATGAGGATCGCCGCAGCACAGCTTTATACTCAGCTGTGGTGAACAGAAACATTGAGGCCGCCATTATGCTTTTAGAAGCTGGTGCTGACCCAAACCTGGACATATTCAACCCTCTGCTAGTGGCCGTGAGGAAAGGAAATATAGAAATGGTGAACTTGTTGGTGAAGTACGGTGCCAATGTAAATGCCATGCTGCCAACTCATCCCACCAGCTTCCCAGCAGCTCTTGTTTTCTGCATGAGGTACATTATGATGATGAAGTATCTGCTGGACAATGGGTGTGATGCACTGGCATGTTTTAAATGTCAGTATGGAAGTAATCCTCATCCGCCTTTAAAACCAAGACCAACTGGAAGAGAAACAATGTACTTATTAAACGAAGATCCATCGGACTACTGTGTACAG TTTTGTGAGATCATTTCTGCTCCCTCAGTCAGAGGCTGGGTTGGACCCATTATTGACACTTTACTTGACTACGTGGGTCACGTTAAACTCTGCTCTAGGTTAACTGAACACCTAGACAGCAACAAAGACTGGGCTCATGTAAAAGAAAAAGCAG TTCTTCCATGCACATTGATGAATCTGTGCAGAATAAAGGTTCGCCAACAACTCGGAGTCCACAGACTGCAGCAAATCCATGCTCTTCCTCTACCAGCAAGACTCAACAAATTCTTGATTTATGAACGAGAATCATTTGAGGATATCCTGTCATGA